CAAACTTTGAGAGATAAAAAAGAATTTACTAAGCCTTCAGTTGAGCGCAGACAACAAATCAAGAAAGCACAATACGTTCAGTCTTTAAAAGAGAAAGAGGATTTTTAGATAAATCTTCTACTTTTTTA
This genomic window from Flavobacterium sp. CS20 contains:
- the rpsU gene encoding 30S ribosomal protein S21 translates to MLIVKVKDGEKIDRALKRLKRKFRDTQVLQTLRDKKEFTKPSVERRQQIKKAQYVQSLKEKEDF